aaatgagaaCCACTTCTCAAAAGACCTGGTTAATAGAAACAAGCCACCCCAAAACTTGGTATTTAAAGACATGCAGTGTAGAATCTGAAGATTTTTAACTAAAATGTACACATTCTGGTGTCTTGGAGCATTTTTATCTGCCATTGCCCTAAAGCACAAGGCCCACTTGTCACTACTGCTTTGCTTCTGGCACTTCATTGAGTGCAAGAAGGAAACCTACAAGTCTAGCTCCCCCAGTCTTAGACCAAACCATTCACGTAATTTAGGATTTCCAAAAGCAATAGAATTATTTAAAGTTTGATCCAAAAATTACTGATTTAAAACCGTAACTGTATACGTGATCACACTTCTACTGATATTACAatttaaagacttttaaaaataaaccaaaattaCATATCTGAAATACATGCTAGTGTCCCCTTTTAAGGCTATTTAGCTCCCGTTTCTCAATTTGTAAATACCAGCATCCGTTAGGGATTGAAGACTAAAAAGCCCTCTTTTCCTCAGCCATAAGCCACTCTAATTTAGCAAATTGAATATCAGAACAGTATAACCATCATACACGGGCACCATCTGGTATGCCCAATGGAAGGTAAATACAGCACAATGCATTTCCAGTATAGCATGACTGTAGCAGCTTAGAGACCCCGGGTAATAGTCTCCAAAACTGCCTAAAGAAATCTCGCTGACACCGAATTAAGCAAGTATTTGCGAAGAGGCTTAACCAGTATGTGTCTCTGTTAATCTCCAGCTTGTCTCCTGCTCTAGAGTTAATGTCTCACAAGTAAGGTAATTTTACCTTTATAAAGTGTCAAACAAATACAACTTTTTACTTCTCCTTAAAACTATTCTCAGATGAAATGAATATTCTTAAGTTAGAAATCTGGATCAGGATtctaagaaataatttaattggtTATCAGCTCACAGTAGAGGAAACCAAGCAAAAAGAGTAGTTTAGGACTGAAAGCTCATAACGTATgcagaagaattttatttatttttactgtagacaatttttcaataaaaataaaattaagccaATCTTATGACTCTAGTAGTCTTTTGGTATCTGAGGCAGCAATAACAGAATCTTCATAGGAGTGTTTGTGTTGGAGAGTCCAGGCAATATCCTGCCTAAGTGGTGAACTGAACAGAACCTAGACTCTCAATTGTCAGAGTCCTCCAATGCCACTGAAGACTGTAATTCGCCGTCAGTCTATCAGATAACGCCAGAtacaagtttaaaataaacaaagatcaaaaaatattagcaaaacCTGCTTGAAATgaatcctgttttcttttaggGCTACAGAAAAATTAGCCAAATACTTTATTCCACTAGTAGTGAAACCGTGCCCCCTGGTAATGGCTACACAATCACATGATCTCCAGTCGAATTCAAGTCCATATAAAGTCACATTTATTTAGACTTAACACACATGGTTTCCAGTGATGCTTCTGGTTTAGGctccagcttctctgggaatTCTAGCTTCTCACAGATCGTCTCCTTTATGGGTAGATACTGAGAAATCTCATTAGGTTCCGTGAACAGGGAAGGTGGTACATGCTAAGAAGCAAAAATTTTAGACAAAATGAGTGAATGGGGGGGctagaaaaggggaaagggaatcCCAAAAGCAAACTTTTATGGACAGTTTTTCTCTAATTTACCTGATTTAAACACTTGAAGTCAGATATCATTAGAGAAATTTGTGTTATAACTTcaaatacacatacatacaacCTCTTACTTCATGCATGTATCAGTAGGTTAAAGAAAggtatttgatatttttaagcaGCAGATTAGATTGTATGACCACAGGAAAGTCGGGAACATTCCAGAAGATCTACAATGTTCATCATTTGAATGTAAGAAACATTTTGAGAGTCTGTTTTTGGAAGAGACTAGAATGGCCACAACAGATCCCATGTTTAATGTCTTCTAGTCATTGTAACTCATTTGCTGGAGTTCAGATTTAGCTATTGATAACTGATATTTCAACATAGGTCTTAGTTTTATGAGGTCTACTACAGACATTGTTTAgctttttatatgaaatactAAAACTCATtggattttaatttcatatttgaaGAAGTTAGTTGGTTTAAGCTAATTAGTATATTTCTTTGTAGATTCCTCTAGACAGCATAGTTTCACCACATACAAAACatttgacagaaaaacagaagacatttgCCCTGAAATCTCAAGAAGAGATTCTTCTACACAAGAAGAAGGACCTTCCCTTGGTTTGGAGTGCAAACTTTTCAAAAGAACAACTTAGGTTGTTTTATGGTCCACacagaaaatactatttcaaaaagcagacaggaaaaaaaaatacctttaaacttgatattttgctttctctggatGTATATTCTCGCAACATATAGGCCTTGTCAGCCTAATcggggaaaaaatgcaaaaattaattacaaatttATCATCTAATATCTGTGCAAAATGAGCACCGTAAACATATTCAATTTAGTAAACATTTGAATTTGATTTACCACAGATTTCCACCTGCAAGCAGAACCATACTTTCAAATTCACAAGTACAGAGAAAGATGTGTAACAAAGAAAGATGTGTAACAAAGATGTGTTTTTGCAGgcatgcaaaaacaaaactgaatattCTTGATAATTTTTACTCAGAACACCTACATCTATATGAATAGAGATAGACGGAATAAGCAAACCCCAACTTTTATGTTCTGTCTTATTTATGGGATATATGAACGCAGAATAGAATGGACAGTCCTTTGCAAGATGAAATTTGCAATCATACGCTagacaagcaaaaaaaaacgTAAGAACAGTATCACACTATTGACCATTGTCTATTTTTGGTCTTGCAATGCCTCTCTAATCCACATCTGTcacatgtatttaaataattacttcaAGGGAGCAATAGCCCACTCTGCTCATACAATACCTACTACTTGTTTGCTGCTTCAGAACCaccataataataaaatgcacttGAAAGTTCAGTTCATGTAACTTCTGTGGCCCAAAATATCGGTATTAAATTACAGAAGTATCAGCAGGTCTTCTCTGAAACTAACACTGCAAGGGAGCATCTGTGAAATATTAATGGCAACAAACAAGGGTTTACCTCATGATGAAGCCTTGTATCATTCATCCTGATAAGTACCCCATCAACTCGCAAGAAAAATCTCAGGAGCACAAAAAAGCTGGAAGGCATAActctctggaaaaacaaatatgtttgATTCAGCATATTGCAAAGCTTTACTTTAGGTATGCACTTATTTACATCAAAAATTTACAATGAAACATAGTATGAGTGAGCTTTCAATGGTAAAGTCAAAATTTGGGCTGGTGATATACTTCAGCTATAACTGGACAGCAGGGCAGACTGTTTCAAAGGAGTCTTAGGATgcagaaagatggaaaagattGTTGCCAAGAGCAACTGacagaaagatttcaaaattttcaataAGACTGCATTTTTCAGAGCGAGGATAAagaacttttcattttaacCTTCAAATCCCAGAAGAACCAACATGCAAAAAGCGACTACATTGTGCATACATTAGCTAGCTAGGTCACCAAGCCTCTTTTATTCTCCTCTCAGTACTCACTATTTTTACACTCAAACTTGACACTCCATGATCATGAAGTTCATCTTCAAACAGAAGTACTTCTTCAAAAAACATAATTTGCTCCCTGGCTTTCAATTTCTCCGTATTTATGTGTTCTGTTGTAGGAACAACCTAAGAAAATGATTAAGAACAGTTAGTATATTTAGTTTGGTGGCAAGTTATTAAGTTTATCCCAATCTTAAGAATCCTCCAGTTCCtagttttctgaaggaaaaagcttttgtaGCACTGAGCTTAATACATACAGAACTCAAAcaggaaaagttaaaattaaaactaaaaagttTTCAAGAGGAAACACTCATCGAAGCAAAAAACAGGAATGGAAAATTCTGAATAAACTGTCCTCAGGGTACAGGCTTTGTAGGTTACAGTTGAAAATAGTTCTGTTTACATTCTATATTTCATAACATTAAAAGATGCCTTATATTTAACATATAATTGAGAAATTCTGGGTTATAAACAGTATTCCATGTACTTGGCATTTCTAGACAACCACAAACCCTGAACAATATTCCAAAAATAAAGCCTTTCCACGGAAATCAAGtacctgtattttttccccccatcttGTGCTCCCTGTATATACCACCACACTTCTGTTGCCTAAAGGCTATGGGCCACCaagacagtttatttttatgctgtacTTTTAATTCCAGAGTAACTCAAGTGATCTGTAACCAAACACAATCCTAGTGAATTAATATAGATTGCCTGGGAACTTCAGtctaattttaaagtaaataaagacaaagggggggaggagggggctgtCAGTTTAAATATGAGAAGTTACTGTTGCAGAAAACAGCCATTGAAAGCAGACAGATCTGCTTTCACAAAATGGCAAGCAACACAGAGTAAAAGTACTAGGCTCAGGGAAGATCTTCCTGCTCTCCACAACTATCTGAAAGGAACatgcggggagctgggggtcagcctcttcttgcagataactagtgataggacaagagggaatggtctcaaattgtgccagggaaggtttaggttggaaatgaggataCGTTTTCTcagagtggttaggcattggaacaggctgccctgtgaggtggtagagtcaccatccctgggaatatttaagaaaagattggagctggtgcttagggacatagaatcacagaatcatagaatagtataggttggaagagacctccaagatcaccgagtccaacctctgacctaatgctaacaaatcttccactaaaccatatccctaagctttacatctaaacgtcttttaaagacctccagggatggtgactccaccacttccctgggcagcctattccagtgactaacaacccgttcagtagAGAAGtgcttcctaatatccaacctaaaactcccctggtgcaactttagcccattccccctcgtcctgtcaccaggcacgtgggagaatagaccaaccgccacctcgctacagcctcccttcaggtacctgtagagtgcaataaggtcgcccctgagcctcctcttctccaggctaaacagtccctgctccctcagccgctccttgcaagccttgttctccagacccttcaccagcttcgttgcccttctctggactcgctcaagcacctccatgtcctccttgtagtgaggggcccaaaactgaacgcagtactcgaggtgcggcctcaccagagccgagtacagggggacaatcccttccctggacctgctggccacgctgtttcttatgcaagcatggtctagtgggtgatattggtggtcGGGGACtggttggaccaaatgatcttggaggtcttttccaaccttaacaatTCTGTGATACCAGATAATTACACAGCTGATAGTTCTTTTGTGTGTGAGGAGCTCAGGACTTCAGAGGGCCATCCAGCAAGCACTGAAGATGCTCAAGTGCTTTACTCTCCCAGGAAATCATCACTAAGGGACACAAATGTTCCTACTTAAATGATCCTAAAATgcttacaaacaaacaaaaaaccaccaaacctaaagttatttaaataagaCATGATTTGATTAACAGAAAACTATGAGACAAAAAGCCGAACTGTACTTCGAAGTCAGAAACAAAGAACCATGTAAGATTTTAAAGAAGCCTACTGACAGCTTCATAAAAggaaagtgttttgtgtttgacTGAAACAATAAGTAATCAGCATTAACAAGGAGAAAATGCTTACCTTTAACGTTGCAGTATCTCCCAGCAATGTTCCTTTGTAGTCAGTTGTGTAAGTCCAGTCATACGGCTTGACTACCTCCTTAGTGTGCTCAGTCTCGCTCCTcaagaagtgaaaaagaataTAGCATACTTTGTagtaattattaaaaacatacaacCTCGCATAAGGTTAAGTGTGGGGATCATAATACATAAGTCCTAACTattcaagaaaaacagcagtgttGTCTGTACTGGACTGATGATGTCAAGACTTAACCATTCAGTATTGCTTCTTTCACAACATCTGTGTTTTCATCGTGAATTAGAAAACCATTACCAGAATTCCTGTGCTAGTACTATCTTAATCttataagagaaaataaagacttgTAGTTTGGTGCgaactatatttttttcaacagtagTCACTTGTTCTTTGAGCAGGCACAATGTTGCTGACAACACACAGAAATGACTAACACTGCAATTTGCCTTAGTTTTTATGAcagctttgatttctttcctagGTGCTCTACCACTAATTTGGTAAATACTAAGCAGTACAATTAGTTCTCATGCATGGTAATTGTCCTGCTATATTCCTAAGGCTAAGATGTTGGACACGTACAGCATTTTGCACTTTGAAACACCAAAAGATACAGTCTTGTAATCCTTGAGGACCTACAAGTTTGAATAAACAGAACTAAACCATGTTAAACatatagtttattttaagaaagccaggaagcaactgaaaaatatagCTGACTCTGTGTAACAGATAGCATGATCATGGTAAAGAAAAGCTAGATGACTTCTGTCATCACACGCTGTATCTATGGCAAAACTAAATACAATGTGGTCTTCAGGAGCCCAGTCTGTGACTTTAACTACCTTACGACAGTTTCACATACAACACAATAGTACTTGCCCACTGGTGATAAAATACTGTACCTGCTCTCTTGCCACTCCTCTGCACAAGCCACTTTGATCATACCTTGGCAATTATTGacacattttaaagcatctgTTGCATTGAACTCAATTCCAAAACCACGATCATGCTGTATTCTTAGGATATTGTCTCCAAACATCATCTCTGGCAGGGAAGGCATGTGTAATTCTTCAGCCaatctgcacagaaaaatgGAAGCCCCATAAAGAGAGATCAGTCACTCTAGTTCAGTGAAAGCCATCTGTTTTGGAATACATATTCTCTAGACCAAGTAATTTACATGATGCCATCAgtgtatttttacaaaattttgttattttcccagTTAATCATCTGACATCAACTACAGAATCATTGATCTGAAGTGACTTTTCCACCATAAGATTCTTCCTAAAGCTTTCCTTCTGCATCAGGCTAGTACAAAAGCCTCATACACAGGGAATCAACAAGTATCCTATAAGCATGAAGTAGCAGATTTCAACCTGTTGCAGACAAACCCCTGGATGGTCCGTGAACTATTTTTGCAGGCGGCCAAAGAGAGGTTTTATGAAAGAGCACTTACTGTCAGAAAGTTTAAATTCACTATGCAGTGGTCCATACTTTCATCTTTGGAAGCTTAcaaaaaaagagactgaaaacaaCCCTGGCAGAGTATGTTAATAGTAAAGTGCAGAAAACATTCCTGTGCTGTACTACTTTCCCAAGTTTGCAGAGGATGCATACTGGTATTGTTAACCTCTCAGCACGAAAGCCACAGACCCATACTGCATGAACTGAACGAGCATGATCCCTGCAGAAAATCTGAAGCTATCCTacctcattttttgttttataaccatttttatacatacactatataaaaatatatacacacagtgCTTTATATACACACTGACATTATTTAGCAAGACTTGATATACTTCTACCATTTCCTCCCTACCACTAGGTGCTTTATTCATCAAGATTAAACAGAACAAACACGgcatctgaaaagaaaactctAGGAAATACAACTAATTGAGAAACATtcaacatggggaaaaaaaagcatcctgcTCAcaacttttgtatttgtactgggtctggctgggatgttaactttccctgcagccgcccatacagtgctgcgctctgcacttgtagctagaacagcagtggtatcacaccagtgttgtgtctgctgctgagcagtgctggcacagcatcaggactctctctgaccctcctagg
The nucleotide sequence above comes from Oxyura jamaicensis isolate SHBP4307 breed ruddy duck chromosome 1, BPBGC_Ojam_1.0, whole genome shotgun sequence. Encoded proteins:
- the TIPRL gene encoding TIP41-like protein, producing the protein MHPVFQSSRRDFTFGPWRLSAARTHIMKSAQAERLAEELHMPSLPEMMFGDNILRIQHDRGFGIEFNATDALKCVNNCQGMIKVACAEEWQESRSETEHTKEVVKPYDWTYTTDYKGTLLGDTATLKVVPTTEHINTEKLKAREQIMFFEEVLLFEDELHDHGVSSLSVKIRVMPSSFFVLLRFFLRVDGVLIRMNDTRLHHEADKAYMLREYTSRESKISSLKHVPPSLFTEPNEISQYLPIKETICEKLEFPEKLEPKPEASLETMCVKSK